TCGTCATAGGGAGCTACCTATCGAAGGGGTTCAATTTCATCCCGAATCAATCATTACCCAATACGGAAAACAAATGTTGAAAAACTTTTTGACGGCTTATGCAAAAGAGATTCAACCTATCAAATAACGAAACATTACTTCAAAGCCACTTGCAAAAATGATTGCAGGTGGTTTTTTCAAAAGTGGAATAAACCAAAGTCACGACAGGAGAGTTTCGAGGAAAGTTTTAGTTATGATACTATGATTTTATGTGCTGTAGAAGAGGGATAAACGTCTGATAGCTAGGAGATTAAGCGGATGTGGGTGTTTGTTAATGATAACATTGTACCTGTTGAACAAGCAGTAGTTTCAGCCATGGATCATGGCTTTTTATATGGTATCGGTTTATTTGAAAGCGTTCGAATTTATCAAGGAAAACCGTGTTTTTGGGATGAGCATATGTTGCGTCTGGAACAAGGAATGACTGCCTTATGTATTCGTCACAAGTGGGATCGTAGTGAGATATATCGTGCTGTGCAGGCTACTCTAAAGAAGAATAAGCTAGAGGATGCTTATGTACGAATTAGTATTACTGGGGGAGAAGAGGGTGTTGGTTTGCATAGCGGTGTATATGAGCAGCCATCGCTTTATATTTTTGTCAAATCAGTAACGCCAATCGCACAGCCTCCTATTGCCAAAAGATTGAAAGTAATTTCCTTTCCAAGGCAGACTCAGGAAGGAAACCAGCGTTTTAAGTCTCACAATTATTTA
This is a stretch of genomic DNA from Brevibacillus laterosporus DSM 25. It encodes these proteins:
- the pabC gene encoding aminodeoxychorismate lyase, which produces MWVFVNDNIVPVEQAVVSAMDHGFLYGIGLFESVRIYQGKPCFWDEHMLRLEQGMTALCIRHKWDRSEIYRAVQATLKKNKLEDAYVRISITGGEEGVGLHSGVYEQPSLYIFVKSVTPIAQPPIAKRLKVISFPRQTQEGNQRFKSHNYLNCALGKQEIGEAADIEGLFLTKEGHICEGVVSNVFWVKDNKIYTPSVDTNLLAGITRDAVITIAHAGGLNVEEGLYPLEDLLTADEVFVTNSIQELVPVSIVENIEIPYVYGKVTRKLHEAYRRLVELSN